The Oharaeibacter diazotrophicus genome has a segment encoding these proteins:
- a CDS encoding type III polyketide synthase, which translates to MTTAHLNRIGTAVPSHDVHGTFVDFAAGLLGEPRKQAVFARMAERSGIEHRRSPLKPTGAAGAAIEAEAFYRRGSFPSTGERMRLYAASAPDLAVEAVAALGPEEDLSGVTHLIVVSCTGFTAPGLDLELVARLGLDPGVERTIVGFMGCYAGINALRLARHIVRSDAAARVLVVCLELCTLHLQETDDLEQVLSFLVFGDGCAAALVSAEPTGIALDRFRTLLSPEDPGLITWTIGDGGFEMVLSGKVPAAVSRALAAHGRDLFGNAAPEDVPLWAVHPGGRSVLDAVEAAFALPADRLAASRGVLRRYGNMSSASVLFVLADVLAARPAAGEAGFACAFGPGLTAETMHFRVAGGHA; encoded by the coding sequence ATGACCACCGCCCACCTCAACCGGATCGGGACCGCGGTCCCGTCCCACGACGTCCACGGCACCTTCGTCGACTTCGCCGCAGGCCTGCTCGGCGAGCCGCGCAAGCAGGCCGTGTTCGCCCGCATGGCCGAGCGATCCGGCATCGAACACCGGCGCTCGCCGCTGAAGCCGACCGGCGCGGCCGGTGCCGCCATCGAGGCCGAGGCGTTCTACCGCCGCGGCTCCTTTCCCTCGACGGGCGAACGGATGCGCCTCTACGCCGCGTCTGCGCCGGACCTCGCCGTCGAGGCGGTCGCGGCGCTCGGGCCCGAGGAGGACCTTTCCGGCGTCACCCACCTGATCGTCGTCAGCTGCACCGGCTTCACCGCGCCGGGGCTGGATCTCGAACTGGTCGCCCGGCTCGGGCTCGATCCCGGCGTCGAGCGCACCATCGTCGGCTTCATGGGCTGCTACGCCGGGATCAACGCGCTCCGGCTCGCCCGCCACATCGTCCGGTCCGACGCGGCCGCGCGGGTGTTGGTGGTCTGCCTCGAGCTCTGCACGCTGCATCTCCAGGAGACCGACGACCTCGAGCAGGTGCTGTCCTTCCTCGTCTTCGGCGACGGCTGCGCCGCCGCGCTGGTCTCGGCGGAGCCGACCGGCATCGCGCTCGACCGCTTCCGCACCCTGCTGTCGCCCGAGGACCCCGGTCTGATCACCTGGACGATCGGCGACGGCGGCTTCGAGATGGTGCTGTCCGGCAAGGTGCCGGCGGCGGTGTCGCGGGCGCTCGCCGCCCACGGCCGCGACCTCTTCGGCAATGCCGCGCCGGAGGACGTGCCGCTGTGGGCCGTCCACCCGGGCGGACGCTCGGTGCTCGACGCCGTCGAGGCCGCCTTCGCGCTGCCGGCGGACCGGCTCGCCGCCTCGCGCGGGGTGCTCCGGCGCTACGGCAACATGTCGTCGGCGAGCGTGCTGTTCGTGCTCGCCGACGTGCTCGCGGCGCGCCCGGCGGCGGGGGAGGCTGGCTTCGCCTGCGCCTTCGGGCCGGGCCTCACCGCCGAGACGATGCACTTCCGCGTCGCGGGAGGGCACGCATGA